In the genome of Cervus elaphus chromosome 5, mCerEla1.1, whole genome shotgun sequence, the window TTGCGGTGTAACAGTAACATCCACATCACAAGCAATTTCTAGGGAGCTCTGGGAGGAAAGATTTTTCCAGAAAGTGCTGGAGACCTGGCCTGATGAGAGGTGTAGGGACCAGCAGCTGCTGCCACTTCCGGTCTGTTGAGTGGTGGGTTGGGAAGACGTTGGGGTGAGGAGGCATTTGCTCAGGTTGCCTCCTGCCAGCTGGTTTCTTGCATCTCCGTCATTTGGTCTGTTCATCCCCAAGACTCACCAAGGGCCCCAGAGAGTCTCCTGCAGACCCCGAGGAAGGCAGAAATCAgctcatttccctgatgacaccCTGTGTCAATCTGGCCACATGGCAGGCTCTGGGGCTGTGCTAGGAACACAAGATAACTGAGACCATGAGCTCCAGGCCCCGGCacaggggtgggaggtgagagagCTGGCCTCTTGATAAGGGGCTGCCGGGCAGCTCCACAGACTCCGACTAGAGTTGGGACCAGAGGGACCATCATGTGTTAGCCATGTGTGTGGACCCCTGTGTTCTCTCacctcccgcccctcccctcaTCCAGCCTCTCTCTCTTCCAAGACCCTCAATCCTTAGAGGAGAGCTGCAAAGTTGTCCTGGAACTAGGTAGGATGTTTGAAGAGTTGGGagttagaaaaaaatacaggatATTAGGAgaaccaacagaaaaaaaatctcctgtCCTCAATACACAGATATTTTAAGGAGGGACTCACGtgaatgtgggacttccctggtggctcagatggttaagaatatgcctgcaatgcaggagacccaggtttgatccctgggtgaagaagatcccttggagaaggaaatggctacccattccagtattcttgtctggagaattccatggacagaggagcctggtaggctacagtccatggggtcacaaaaagtcagacatgattgagcgactaacacttcacgtGAATGCAGCatgaatgaagcagaagaaaaggGAAGTGTGCCCTCCATCCACTGGGCTGGCACACGGGAGGTGCTGTGACGGGGTGAAGGGCTGGCTCCGCAGGGCTGGCCACGTCTGTGCCGtgcagaccaccttaactgccgcGGTGGTCACCTCACCTCGTGCGGAAGGCTGTTCACAATCCACAATCTGGACAGACCTGAGCCGTGTTTCTGTTTGTAGAGGTCTCCTGGCAGGTCAGTTAGTAAAGGCTGAGCCCTGATTATGATGCATTTGGGGTTTTCCAAATCTATCAGGGTTTATAGGTACTTGCTGGTTTTATTGAGCCAAAAGGGGGGCCAGAGAGacaaggagaggaaaggagaccCTCCCTGCACCCCAGCCAGGTCCCAGCTTGAGGCCAGAGTCTTCAGGAGGCTCAcagtccttggagaggaggacaAGTTTCTGCAGCTGGTGGAGTTAGCCTAAGGCAGCCCGGGATATGGCAGGATGCTCGGAGCCCAACCAGACCCAACACAGGCAGAGGACTAACACTAGCACTAGACGGGGTCTTGGTCTAAGCTCcccttttacagataaaaaaactgaggctcaaagacagGAGGTGCTTACCCACGGTCACCCAGCTCATTATTGGCAGATTGACCAAGAGCCATTTCATTCTGAGCAAAGAAAAGCAAGATGGGTGAGCTCAGAGCATGGGCTTCTTATCCTTTGTTAGGTGGGCTTGAGATGCTGTTTAAAcgtcctttttttctttcaaacataCGTCCCTCTCTTAAAACTCTTAACTTGCTCTTGCTAACCTTTTGCCGCTGCTGCCTCTTCAAACCCAGAGGACAGGAGAGTTCCAGGTCAGCAGAGGGAAGCGTCTGAGAGGCCtctggcccatgggcttagctcTCAGGTCCAGCTTGCACACGGCCAAGAAGCTTCTGGGGTCTCCGAGCTGCCTCTGGGGAAGAAAGAGCCCGAAGCTCCCGTCCTGGCGACCTCTCGCCCTTCCCAGCATCACCCCGTCTGCCAAGCGCCTCCTCCACCAGGAGGCCCTCAGGAGCCCCACTGGGAGTGGGGACCAAAACCAGGGCAGCGGGCTGAGGAGGACCTGGCCTTTCCGAAGCCCCCCTCCCCTGGACATCAGCAGACAGGGCCTGGGAGTGCCGAGGTTGTCCAGGCAAGCTTCCTCGGGGAGCCGGGCCACCATGGAGGTGAGGCTGTGGAGCCGGGGACCTCAGGTCTGACCCACCAGCACGCATCTGACATGCTCGGGGCCCCCACCCTGCTCGCAGGCCCCAGAGAGGCCTCACGCCAGCCTTCGGGGACAGAACCTGAGGTTGCAGAGGGCAGCCGCCACAGCTCCGAGCTGCCAGAGTGCCAGCTTTGGGGAGGCCTGCCCCAGGAGGGGCCGCCTCTGAAGGGGGCACAGGGCAAAGAGAGGCAGAGGGGTGAGGAGGTGGATGAAGACCGGGACATTGATGAGTCCTCACCCCAGGACTCCCCACCCTCCCAGGTCTCCCTGACCCGAGGCGGGCAAGCCCTGCAGGCAGTTTCTGGAGAAGCCCCTGGAACCCCAGGGTCCCCAGCCGGGGGTGCCATCCCGCTTCCTGTCGATTTCCTCTCTAAAGCATCTGCAGAGACCCGGGTCCCAGAGCCCGACGGGCCCAGCGAGGGCCCCCCGGGAGAAGGGCACGGCGGGTCCCCCGAGTTCACATTCCACGTGGAAATCACAGCCAACCTGCAGAAGGAGCAGGGACCCCCCTCGGAGGTGGATTTGGAAGGGACTGCACTTCCCGGGGCCCCTGGAGAGGAGCAAGAGCCTCGGAGCCCCTCTGAGGGAGAGGACACAAAAAAGACTGATCTTCCAGAACCTTCTGGAAAGCAGCCTGCAGCTGGtctgccagggaagcccgtcaGCCGGGTGCCTCAACTCAAAGGTCTGTGTCTTGAGCTCCTCCGCTCCCGCCTGGCGACCTCGTGTGCCACCCAGGCTGCAGGCACTGCCACTCAGCTTCCAGCTCCTCCTTGGCTCCTGCCGCTTCTGAGGCCCCCGGGGACAGCCACCAACCAGCCACCTGGGCCTTTGCTCACCCTCCCGGCCACCTCCTGTCCCTCAGGCGCTGGTAGCCCATGCTCCTCTTCACGCTTGCCGGCCGTCGTGCATGTCACCAACACCCCCGCCCAGTGCTTTCTGCCCCGTTCACTCCTCTGGCCCCTTGATTTATCTGCAAGGCTCTTCAGTCCagtggaggctggtgggctgtacTCCACAAAGGGCATAGCAGCTGCTCCCATTTCGGAGGGCTCATCATGTGTCTCGAATTGGTTGTCTAGGACCCTCCCGACAATTGGGCATAATTAGCCCcgatttgcagatgagaaaactgaggctccaagcgGTAAAGTATCTTGCTGAAAGTCATTGAATAGTAGGTGATGGAGCCAGGTTTGGAACCCAAGTAGGTCTGCTTTGAAAAGCACTTCCATCTACCCCGCAAGTGCCTTCCAGGAGGTCCTGGGGTGTGCCCTCCTGGCCCAGAGACTCAGAGGACACATGTCTGTCCTCTGCGACTATGTCAGTGGACAGCACCTCACATGTaacagaccacacacacacacacacacacaagcatttgGAGGTGACCCAGAGCCCATGCTGAGCCTTTGGCCCAACAACCACTCCACCCTATTCTGTCTGCCTTGTGGCAGAAGAGACAGTGAGCAGAAACAAAATCTTCTCATGTGAAGGAACCCCTTCTTTTTCCCTTGGTAGAGCTGGGGCAGACCCCCTGATGGGATCGCAGGGAGGGATCTCAGCCCCGTGCCCGTATCAAGCCCTGGGAAGTGTGACCACAGCAACCTTTCAGGAGCTGAAGAGATGGGTGGGGAGGTTCCCAAGGGTGGCGGTCTCTGTCCTGTTGGGGGGGAGGACAGTTTATACCCCAGAGGAGGCCTCATGGCCACATATCAGCTGTATTCATATGTTTAGGTCCTGTAgcattttagaatcattttcGGGGCCCAGAAATTGATGCTACTTAAACTGTTCATTGCAGACGTCTGTTAAATGTTGTCACGAAAACTTTGAAATGTTATAGATGAAGgaacctgtattttaaaatttaagaccgAAAAAGAATCCTACTTTAAAATATCCTAAACTCCAAACTAATATGGGACACGTAACTGTGACTTGACAGATGACAACAATGTTTCCTGAAATGTTGTTTTATATTGAATGCTGATCCACTGCATGTTGATAGATGTGTCCAGGGTAAAAAAGAGTTCCTAGTTagtttttggggggaaaaaaggtgaAACAAAGTTAAATGGAGTTTGCTGCTAGGGAACTTGTCAGAGCCTTTAATATTCTAATGTACATTCTGACCCTCTGAGAAGGATACATAGTAACCATTTCCCCAATTTGGGAAATGCAGATCTAGCAGATGCTTTTGTTGTGACATAGATGATGATGGTCATCAGGGCAAAGGATGTGAATCAGGTCCACCCGAGGCTCTTATTAAAATGCAAGTTCCTGGGCCCCACCTTAGGCTACTTTCTCAGAGTGAACCCGGGATTTTGTATTTCAAGAATCTCTCCCACTGGTTCTGCTGCATAACAAAGTTTGAAAATCTCTGGGCTAGATCATCAGTGCTGGTCACTCTAGAAATCTGGTCTCCAGAAACCAGTGAGATGCTTCCACTGTCCTCGGGGCAGAGGAAATATTGAAGCCACAAATGAAAACCTATGATCAGTTTTCAATAATGAATGCCAATAGCAGGAAAGAGTGAGTTAGAAGTTTACGCTGGTAGACAAGCAGATTGGTTTCACCAAGGGGTGTGGCTTTCCAAACACAAAATCTGTCAATGGTTTGGTCCTAAAATCCAGAGATTACCTATGGCAGGGGTCTCCAGCCTCTAGGCTACAGATCAAttcctcctgtcagatcagtggtggcattagatttaaagtgcacaataaatgtaatgtacttgaatcatcctaaaaccatcccctccccacccccagtccatggaaaaatcatCTTCCAAGAAATAAAGAGTTTGGGGACTGCCGATCTATAGGATATTTGATGGCAGCTAGTTTGTTGCTAATTTGGGGAAAGGACAAGCATTAGTCCCCCCTTGGGAGAGTCTGTAAGTGGTGAGAAGGCCCTCCGGGGTTGGGTCAGGGGTGGGTTGGACTTGTCAGAGAGCCAGCTAGGACTGGTCACCCAAGCCCCCATGAGTGAGGGGCAGATTCTGGGAAAGCAGCCCACTCCCCCTGGCCCTTGGGTGACAATATGAGCAAGGGGTCCTGCAGGGGCCAGAGCCTGGCTGACCTGCCCTGTCCATGGCCCTGGGGCTTCCAAATGCCCCTCCTTGGAGTGGGGTTGGCCCCAGTTGGGGGAGGCTGACCCCAGAAGAGCCTGTGAGAGGTGGTCCTGCACCGTctaccttccctgaccacccctgTACCAACGTGTGCCCATAACAGTTTCCTCTGCGTCGCCTCTGCATGTCCCCGCCCTCAGCCAGCCTGCTGCCCCCTCTTGTCAGGGTGTTGCAAGCAACGACCCCAGTGTGCTGTGTTGATACTAACAACAAGACACCTAACAGATTCAAGGGGAAAGAAATCAGCCGGGTTTCCACTGGCCCAACTGAACAAGACATATTGCAGTTTCTGAGAGACCACTTTCCCTCCATTGGGCTCTCATGAGCTATGCTAATGGGTGTAACATGCAttctcattttgtattttatcagCTCGCATGGTCAGTAAAGGCAAAGATGGGACTGGACCTGATGACAAAAAAACCAAGGTAAGCTGAGAAAGCCATGGCACCGCTCTGCTGCCATCAAGTTCATCAAGAAGCCATGCTTTGTATCTGAATTGATCTCTGTATATGACACATGGAAATCGTTGGTCCCCGAGCTACAGCTGTCATTCAACGTGCTTTGTGTTTTCATGCAAATGTTTAAAATGCCAGCATTTATCCTTGGGTACTTCTGCCAGGGAAGGGCAGTCAGCaggttaatgaatgaatgaatgaatgaatgaatgctccaCATTATAATTGTACCAGCATTGTTTGCATTAAGACGTTCATAGTAAATGAAGGTATGTTTGAATTTTCTCCagtgaattttgaattttatgctTCCCACTACAGGTCTAGGCACAGCAAAGATATATCTgtatacacacagagagataTATTTAAGATCTATCTAGAAAATAACATTTACTTAGGGGGCTGAGGGAGTGTTGAGCAAAAAATGGGATATCCAACCTAAAGTGGAGGGTTCTGGAAAAGCCCTAGAGGAGAGGACCTGTGAGGCAGGCCGAGAAGGAGAGATGAAGGGGGGTTGGTGAATAGGGGTGAGAAGAGACATTCCGAGGAGTTGGATCGGTGGAGGTAGAGAGGgcctggagggagaggaggagccaAATCACGTGTTTGGGAGTTCTGAGCAAATCAGCTCGTTTGCTGCCAAGCTCTGAGTAGGGCTGAGGCAGGCCAGAGGAGGGAAGCCTGATACACACCCTACATGCTGAGTGAACATGTGGGCTGTGGTGCCCTAGAGGCTGTCCTGAAATCCTGCCAGCCAGTCTTAAGATCTTCCCCCAGCAAGGACCAGAGAACCGAGCAGCCTGCTCACCACCCAAACTGCACCCAGGACCGCGCGGTCCTTCTCACGCTCCCCGTCAGCTCTAGTGCACTCTCCTCCATGACGGGGTGTCTTGGAGAAAGCTCCCATAGCTGCACAGGAGTGTTTTTCCAGGAAAACCTCACTGGGGCTCCAGATGGAGACCTGTTTTTCTTTTAGGCGTGCAAGAAGCCCCCTATCTATGCTGCCTGAAACGCCTGGGTGTTCATCAGTCCTGAAGGACTGATGGAGTTCCCAGACACAGCATCAAACCCTAGGGTTTGGTCTTGTGTGTTGAGGGTGGCTGCCCAAAGTGCGTGCCCTGGAGGAAGTTGGGGTTCGCCATCACAGGACCCCGGTGGGCAGCTGAGGGTACTTACTGCAGGGacttggggtgggagggagttgCAGTAACTGGCTGCCAATCGGGATGCCCATTCAGGGGAATCCTGTCCtctgttcattcatccattcataaGCTGTCCCTGCCCTGGAGTGGCTCACAGCCTCGCAGCAAGAGGTCAGATCTGTCACGAACCTAGACCGCTTGGCCAGGTAGGGAGCAGTACCAGCGGAGGGGGACCTTGtgaagctggggaaggagggctTGCCGGTGCCCACCCTCAGCTTTTCTTGCTAGCAGCCCCAGGGCCTCAGTCTGCATCGCCACCCTCACACCCCTGCTCCATCCCTCTTGCACTCCTTCCCAAGGCTGGCTGCAGAGACAGCCTCAGTCACCTTAAGTGGTGAATCTCAGTAAAGAAGAAGTCTCTGGTCAGGACTCTCTTCTGTAGCTCTGACTCCCTCTTTGGAACACCTTTGGACTTGGCCTCTTGGTTTTATTCCTGAAGGCGTGGCCCTTCCCGCTCCCAGACCAGCCTCCTCCACCAGGGCCATGCATCCCAGTCCAAGGTCCCCAGAGGTGGTCCAGACAAACCACAGATGCTGTCCACCCTCCTTCACACACTGTCGTCTCCGTGAGGTCGTCCACCTCACAGACACCTTCCCACTGGTCGCCTGCAACACCCAGGCTACTTCATTGGGTAGATGGTACTCAAGAGTAACCACTGGCCTAGGTAAGATTTACCAGacattgggagattgggatagacatatatacactattgctACTATGTATAAATTAACTGAGAACCCTACtgtatagcttccctggtggctcagatggtaaagaatttgcctgcaatgcaggaggtccagtttcaatccctggctcaagaagatcccttggagaaggaaatggcaacccactccagtattcttgcctggagaattccatggacacaggagcctggcgggctatagtccacaggatcacaaagcgtcggacacgactgaccaactaacaATGTCATTGTGTGGCTCGGGGATCTCtgctcagcgctctgtggtggcctaaatgggaaggaaatccaaagaagaggggagatatgtatacatatgcctGACTCACTGTGCTGTACTGTAGAAACTAACAATACTGCAAAGCAACTACACGCCAagaaaacttgattttaaaaatattgggtGGGGGGAGTAATTAACAGACAGTTTGGTTTTGAGACTTTAATCAGaaagtaagtgtgtgtgtgtgttctaagtGGTGTCAGACGGAATCTTCAAGACCTGCCTAATCAGATACAGTCCTGATGTTGGCAAGGACGATTCTATCAGTGTAGTGGAAGAGGGAGAGGGGTTGGGGGTCAGCATGATTCCCCCACCTGGAATTGAGCAGAACCAGGGGCACTTCTGACCCATGACACACTGGAGATGTTTTCTTGAGAAACATCCTAAGAATCATATACTTTTGGCTATCTCCATTGACTCTCTGGGTGCGAGCCACCTTTTAACCAGTGGTCTCCAAAGGGTGGAGCTGAAGTAGATCCAGTGAGCTGGAGAAAGAACATACAACACGTCTATCACTTTCTCCAGCTCTGCCATATGTAAGTTTTATAATGTACATCGTATGCTAGCCGTAGTATATGCATCAGCTGATGAATGACTGCAAGTTCATGGTCACTTTCTGGTCTTCCTGATAAGGACTGTTAAGGGCAAATGATCCACATGGTTTGGAGGTCATGCCTTTAAACCATTACCTGCCTTATTTGTTTATAGTTACTGTCCTTTTTTTCAGTTTGTACCTTTCTCCCATGTGCtgacttttattttgattttatttatgtttatgtttaagCCATCCACACCTTCTTCCGCTAAAACCCTGAAAAATAGGCCTTGCCTTAGCCCCAAACGCCCCactcctggtagctcagacccTTTGATCAAACCCTCCAGCCCTGCCGTGTGCCCAGAGCCATCTTCCTCTCCTAAACACGTCTCTTCTGTCACACCCCGAACTGGCAGTTCTGGAGCAAAGGAGATGAAAGTCAAGGTAAGAGGAACCCACCTTTGGCAAGAATCAGGCTGCTCTGCTGTAGTTTTCAAAAGTATGCTTTTCTAGTCGCAAAGACCTTTCTTTAGATAAGCTCTCACCTAGAAGCACCATGTAGAACAGTTAAAATTCTCTGGTTAAAACAGGGGAAAGGAGGCATAGTACCATCCTTTTCAACTCCCCTTCATCCCCTAAAGCACGGGAGGGGACCCTGGTTTGAACATCACTGTGGGTTTCCTTGGTCTATTCCCGGCTTCAGTAACTCAGGGATGCTCCCGGGTTGCCCTCGTTTGGGTTGGACAGCATCCCTTGCACCCACACCTGTCCCAGTAGCTCACTCCCTCCTGAACCATCTCGTGGTCACCGGTTCACGTCAGTTTCTTTTTTGAGTTCGTGTTATGTGTCAAGGTCACTGCCCCCAGTCAGCTGACCATGCCCATGCACCTGTGCTCCCCCTTTGGCCCGTCTGCTAATTGATGCTGGTGTTCACCCGCCAAGAGCTCTTAGCACACCTGAAGCGTTACTGAACCCCGAGACCTGCTTGAGAGAGGATGGAAGGATAGGACTAGCTCTCTTAGCACTCTCGGTCAGGTTCAACAAACTGTGTCTCCATGTGCctctgaaaccaaccaccaccaggAAGATAAACCCCCCTAAGAGAGTCAGAGAACGGTGTAGGAAGTCTTCAGACGTCCTGCCTGCCGACACTGGTGGATGCTGACCGCGATCATTGCTATGAGCTCTGTTGACTTTTTATGAAATACATTGGCTCCACATGTGCAGATAACTCATGTAAACAGTTCGTCCAGGAGGAAATGGTACTCAGGAGTTTAGGAGGGGCTGTGGATTTGTGTATCTTTGTCATGGTAAAGGACACTTGTATTTGGCTGGCAGAGCATCACCCCAATGTTAGCCTCCTTTTGAGTCAAGCTGGCAGAGGGGAGCTGGCATTGATGCCGGGTGGCAGAAACCTTTcccagttgtaaaaaaaaaaaaaacactctgctGTGCATTGGTTTACAGGGGGCAGATGGTAAGCCTGGAACGAAGATCGCCACACCCCGGGGAGCGGCCCCTCCGGGCCAGAAAGGCCAGGCCAACGCCACCCGAATTCCAGCAAAAACCACTCCCACCCCGAAGACCTCGCCAGGCACTGGTGAGAAGGGCTTTCTCTGGAATCCTagtggaggggtggggatggggagagctTGCCATGGAGGCCCTGGCGGTTAACCTCTGGTAGCCAACTGATGACTGTGGTTCAGTAAGCATCAAATGttcatttctaattcttttaattttctgagctAGATATTGAGTCCCCACTTTTTACCATGAAGAAATCGAGGCTCTGAGAGTTTGCATGACTAAGTCTAACCAGCCTTTTAAGCATGAGGAAAATACAGCCATGAGACTAATAACGATGGAGAAGGGGCTTCTCTGAGTTTCTCAAACCCCACGACGCACCCCCCCCCCGGGAGGTGTTTTTCAGCCCCCAGTGAGGGGTGGGACACTATGGGTGACCTCACACAGGGGGCAGCCCCTGCTAACTTGCTGGGATGTTAGGGGCCTTCTGACAGAACCTAAGGGTCTTAGCTGAACACTCACAGGCTGGGCCCATCTCCTTGACTCCTGTGAGTTAAACCCACTGGGTTCTCAGTACCAGCCAAGGCTTCAGTTGAGCCATTTTGCTTCCAGTGGGGATAGCCAGGCTGAGTCCACCCTTCCCACTGCCCTGATGACTGTCCCGGGCACCTGGGTTTAGACTGTACATGACTCGGGGTGTCTGATCCAGGGCAGCACTCAGGGGGCCTGTGGATCTTATACGGGCTGTGTGTGAGGCCTGGGTGGGCAACACAGGGCCTCTGCTGCTCCTTGGCCCCAGGGGTGGCTGCCCAGAGTCCTGCTCTCCCGCATGTCTTGGCTGTGGTGTTTAGCGAGGTTGCCGTAGGGCGGGGCCTGCATGGATACCCGCTCACTAAGGCCTGTTGGTTGACTTTCTCCcataaggtttattttttttttaattattatttatttatatttttgctgcattgggtcttcattgctgcgctcagactttctctacttgcagcaagtgggggctactctctagttgtggtgtatgggcttctccttgcagtggcttctcttgttgcagaccacgGGCTTATTtgctcagcagcatgtgggatctttctggaccaggggtcaaacccgtgtcccctgcattggccaggaggattcttcaccactggacctccag includes:
- the MAPT gene encoding microtubule-associated protein tau isoform X1; amino-acid sequence: MAEPRQEFDVMEDHAQGDYALQDHEGDMDPGLKESPLQTPADDGSEEPGSETSDAKSTPTAEDVTAPLVDEGAPGEQAAAQAPTETPEGTTAEEAGIGDTSSLEDQAAGHATQEDRRVPGQQREASERPLAHGLSSQVQLAHGQEASGVSELPLGKKEPEAPVLATSRPSQHHPVCQAPPPPGGPQEPHWEWGPKPGQRAEEDLAFPKPPSPGHQQTGPGSAEVVQASFLGEPGHHGGEAVEPGTSGLTHQHASDMLGAPTLLAGPREASRQPSGTEPEVAEGSRHSSELPECQLWGGLPQEGPPLKGAQGKERQRGEEVDEDRDIDESSPQDSPPSQVSLTRGGQALQAVSGEAPGTPGSPAGGAIPLPVDFLSKASAETRVPEPDGPSEGPPGEGHGGSPEFTFHVEITANLQKEQGPPSEVDLEGTALPGAPGEEQEPRSPSEGEDTKKTDLPEPSGKQPAAGLPGKPVSRVPQLKARMVSKGKDGTGPDDKKTKPSTPSSAKTLKNRPCLSPKRPTPGSSDPLIKPSSPAVCPEPSSSPKHVSSVTPRTGSSGAKEMKVKGADGKPGTKIATPRGAAPPGQKGQANATRIPAKTTPTPKTSPGTATMQVQKKPPPAGAKSERGESGKSGDRSGYSSPGSPGTPGSRSRTPSLPTPPTREPKKVAVVRTPPKSPSAAKSRLQAAPGPMPDLKNVKSKIGSTENLKHQPGGGKVQIINKKLDLSNVQSKCGSKDNIKHVPGGGSVQIVYKPVDLSKVTSKCGSLGNIHHKPGGGQVEVKSEKLDFKDRVQSKIGSLDNITHVPGGGNKKIETHKLTFRENAKAKTDHGAEIVYKSPVASGDTSPRHLSNVSSAGSIDLVDSPQLATLADEVSASLAKQGL
- the MAPT gene encoding microtubule-associated protein tau isoform X6, encoding MAEPRQEFDVMEDHAQGDYALQDHEGDMDPGLKESPLQTPADDGSEEPGSETSDAKSTPTAEDVTAPLVDEGAPGEQAAAQAPTETPEGTTAEEAGIGDTSSLEDQAAGHATQEDRRVPGQQREASERPLAHGLSSQVQLAHGQEASGVSELPLGKKEPEAPVLATSRPSQHHPVCQAPPPPGGPQEPHWEWGPKPGQRAEEDLAFPKPPSPGHQQTGPGSAEVVQASFLGEPGHHGGEAVEPGTSGLTHQHASDMLGAPTLLAGPREASRQPSGTEPEVAEGSRHSSELPECQLWGGLPQEGPPLKGAQGKERQRGEEVDEDRDIDESSPQDSPPSQVSLTRGGQALQAVSGEAPGTPGSPAGGAIPLPVDFLSKASAETRVPEPDGPSEGPPGEGHGGSPEFTFHVEITANLQKEQGPPSEVDLEGTALPGAPGEEQEPRSPSEGEDTKKTDLPEPSGKQPAAGLPGKPVSRVPQLKARMVSKGKDGTGPDDKKTKGADGKPGTKIATPRGAAPPGQKGQANATRIPAKTTPTPKTSPGTATMQVQKKPPPAGAKSERGESGKSGDRSGYSSPGSPGTPGSRSRTPSLPTPPTREPKKVAVVRTPPKSPSAAKSRLQAAPGPMPDLKNVKSKIGSTENLKHQPGGGKVQIINKKLDLSNVQSKCGSKDNIKHVPGGGSVQIVYKPVDLSKVTSKCGSLGNIHHKPGGGQVEVKSEKLDFKDRVQSKIGSLDNITHVPGGGNKKIETHKLTFRENAKAKTDHGAEIVYKSPVASGDTSPRHLSNVSSAGSIDLVDSPQLATLADEVSASLAKQGL
- the MAPT gene encoding microtubule-associated protein tau isoform X5; translated protein: MAEPRQEFDVMEDHAQGDYALQDHEGDMDPGLKESPLQTPADDGSEEPGSETSDAKSTPTAEAEEAGIGDTSSLEDQAAGHATQEDRRVPGQQREASERPLAHGLSSQVQLAHGQEASGVSELPLGKKEPEAPVLATSRPSQHHPVCQAPPPPGGPQEPHWEWGPKPGQRAEEDLAFPKPPSPGHQQTGPGSAEVVQASFLGEPGHHGGEAVEPGTSGLTHQHASDMLGAPTLLAGPREASRQPSGTEPEVAEGSRHSSELPECQLWGGLPQEGPPLKGAQGKERQRGEEVDEDRDIDESSPQDSPPSQVSLTRGGQALQAVSGEAPGTPGSPAGGAIPLPVDFLSKASAETRVPEPDGPSEGPPGEGHGGSPEFTFHVEITANLQKEQGPPSEVDLEGTALPGAPGEEQEPRSPSEGEDTKKTDLPEPSGKQPAAGLPGKPVSRVPQLKARMVSKGKDGTGPDDKKTKPSTPSSAKTLKNRPCLSPKRPTPGSSDPLIKPSSPAVCPEPSSSPKHVSSVTPRTGSSGAKEMKVKGADGKPGTKIATPRGAAPPGQKGQANATRIPAKTTPTPKTSPGTGESGKSGDRSGYSSPGSPGTPGSRSRTPSLPTPPTREPKKVAVVRTPPKSPSAAKSRLQAAPGPMPDLKNVKSKIGSTENLKHQPGGGKVQIINKKLDLSNVQSKCGSKDNIKHVPGGGSVQIVYKPVDLSKVTSKCGSLGNIHHKPGGGQVEVKSEKLDFKDRVQSKIGSLDNITHVPGGGNKKIETHKLTFRENAKAKTDHGAEIVYKSPVASGDTSPRHLSNVSSAGSIDLVDSPQLATLADEVSASLAKQGL